A window of Kineococcus sp. NBC_00420 genomic DNA:
GCAGCGATGGTGGCCTGCAGGGCGTCGATGCGGGCGATGACCTCACTGATCCCCCCGATCGCGAACGCGGCCTCAGAGGCGTCGTTCTGGGTGGCCGCGACCCGGGTCGTGATGGACTCCGTGGCCCGCGCGGTCTGCTGGGCCAGTTCCTTCACCTCCCCGGCGACGACGGCGAAACCCTTGCCCATCTCCCCCGCCCGGGCAGCCTCGATGGTGGCGTTCAGCGCCAGGAGGTTGGTCTGCTCCGCGATGGAGGTGATGAGCTTGACGACGTCGCCGATCTCGCGGGAGGAGGCGGAAAGACGCTCCAGGGTCTCCGAGGCCTGCGACGCGCTGGAGACGGCGTCCGCCGAGACCGAAGAAGCCTCAGCAGTGGAGGTCGCGATCTCGCGGATGGCCGCGGTCATCTCCTCCCCGGCAGCGGCGACGGTGCCGATGTTGGCGGAGATCTCCTCAGTCGCGGCGGAGACGACCTGGGTCTGGGCAGCGGACTCCTCCGCGCCGGAGGAGAGCTGGGTGGCGACGGTGGTCAGTTCCTCGCTGGAGGCGGCCAGGGTGGTGGCGTTCTCCGCGATGCGGCGCATGGTGGTGTTCAACCGTTCCATGGTCACGTCGACGGCAGCGCCGAGGCGACCGACCTCGTCCCGGGTCTCGATGCCCACGCGCTGGTCCAGGCGGCCTTCGGCCAGACCCTGCACGACGGTGAGGGTGCGGGCCAGCGGTACGGCGACGGAGCGGGAGATGACGACGGCGACGACCGCGGCGATGGCCAGGGCGACCGCGCCGATGACCAGCAACACGATCACGGCGGAGTGGTAGTCGGAGGAGCCCTGCGCGGCCATCACCTTCGCGGCGTCCTGCTCGGTGGTGGCGATGGCGTCCAGCTGCGCCAGCAGCTGCTTGGCAAGGGGGGCCAGCGACGCGTCGCGGGCGGCGATGAACCCGTCCACGTCGTTGGCCTTGGCCAGCGCGATCAGCGGCTCGCGGGCGGTGCGGTACTGGGCGATGAGGTCTTGGGCCTTGGCGCGGTCGGCGTCGGTGGCTGCCGGGGAGGTCTTCAGGTAGGCCTGCCACGCCGTGTCGTAGGCGCCGTCGTCATCGCTCATCGCCGACAGCGCGGCGGTGGTGGCGGCCTCACCGGGGGCCAGGGCGGCGTTGAGGATGTCGATACGGGTGGTGAGGAAGTTGCTCTTGACGGTGGCGATGCCCTGCACGGAGGCGATGCCGCTATTCGACATCAGCGACAGGTTCGCCTGGGAGGAGCCGAGCCGGGAGATGCCCAGGGCGACCACTGCGGCCAGCAGGAGGCAGACGACGCCGAAGCCGACGAAGAGTTTGGGAGCGACGTTCAGATCGCGCAGTGCCTTCATGGGTGGGGCCTTCCTGGGGGTTCTCGCACGGCGCAGGGTGCGGAGCAGGAGCGTGGTGGAGGCGCAGGGCGATGCGGGCGGGTCGAGGTCCTCGTCTCTATCGGCAGCCTGATGGCGAAGCTTGCGTCAAGCGCGGCCGACTCTTCGCGTGTCCTGCTGTTCACCCGAGCCGGTGCTGATCACGCTCGTGACGTCGCGGTCATCCCGCGGTGTGCGTGCTCGCTAGCAGCCGACGAACGCGCCCATGAAGGAGAGCCCTCTGCCACTCAAACCAGGTGCTCTCCGCCCCGACCCCCCATCCAGGGGGCTCATCGTGACCGACGAAGTCATCACCTTCATCTGCCCAGCCGCACTCACCGATCAGGCTCCCTGCCCCTACGCTTACGCCGCAACCACCAGCGCGGAGCAGACCGGCGACACCGCCGGAGCCTGCCCCTTAGACGCCGACGGGCAGACCGTCGCCGTCGGTGAATACGTCGGCCAGGCACAGCAGGTCATGGCCAACCTGGTGACCACCTTGCGTGAGGCCGGTGCGGAGCTGAGCGACGTCGTCAAGAGCACCGTCTACGTCGCCACGAGCCAGCGCGAGGATCTTAACGCCGTCTGGGACGTCGTTCACGCCACCTTCGCTCATCACGACGCCCCCAGGACACTCCTCGGCGTCAGCGTCTTGGGCTGGCCAGACCAACTGGTGGAAGTGGAGGCAGTCGCAGTCGTTGCTGCACCCACCTCCACGCACTAGCCAAAGACCTCCGGCGGGTGTCGACCTGACCGGTCATCACGCGATACGGGCGGGGTTCCTGCCGCAAGCAACGCTGCTTTCGTGTCGAGGAGCGGAACGCTCGGTCATGCCACTGCCCGCCTGGCCAGCTGCCCGCCTGCCCGCCTAGCCGCCGGGTCGCATCGTGAGATCAGAATCGGAAACGGTCGACCAGGACCTTCAACTCTCCAGACATCCGAGCGAGTTCTCCCGCGTTGCGTTGCGACTGCGTCACCGCGTCCGTCGTCACACGAACCGACGCCGCGACACCACTGATGTTCGTCGCGATCTCCCCCACACCCCCAGCCGCCTCACTCACCGAACGGGACATCTCATTCGTGGTCGCGGTCTGCTCCTCCACCGCCGAGGCGATGGTCGTCTGGAAATCACTGATCCGGGCGATGGTCTCGGAGATGCTCCCGATCGCCGCCACCGCCCCGGCCGTGTCAGCCTGGATCGCCTCCACCCGCCGAGCGATGTCGTCCGTGGCCCGAGCGGTCTCCTGCG
This region includes:
- a CDS encoding methyl-accepting chemotaxis protein, whose product is MKALRDLNVAPKLFVGFGVVCLLLAAVVALGISRLGSSQANLSLMSNSGIASVQGIATVKSNFLTTRIDILNAALAPGEAATTAALSAMSDDDGAYDTAWQAYLKTSPAATDADRAKAQDLIAQYRTAREPLIALAKANDVDGFIAARDASLAPLAKQLLAQLDAIATTEQDAAKVMAAQGSSDYHSAVIVLLVIGAVALAIAAVVAVVISRSVAVPLARTLTVVQGLAEGRLDQRVGIETRDEVGRLGAAVDVTMERLNTTMRRIAENATTLAASSEELTTVATQLSSGAEESAAQTQVVSAATEEISANIGTVAAAGEEMTAAIREIATSTAEASSVSADAVSSASQASETLERLSASSREIGDVVKLITSIAEQTNLLALNATIEAARAGEMGKGFAVVAGEVKELAQQTARATESITTRVAATQNDASEAAFAIGGISEVIARIDALQATIAAAVEEQSATTSEMVRNVTEVSSGSQEIALNISGIAAAADQTTSGASHTATTAGEVSRTATELNELVSQFTLARSGV
- a CDS encoding RidA family protein, producing MTFICPAALTDQAPCPYAYAATTSAEQTGDTAGACPLDADGQTVAVGEYVGQAQQVMANLVTTLREAGAELSDVVKSTVYVATSQREDLNAVWDVVHATFAHHDAPRTLLGVSVLGWPDQLVEVEAVAVVAAPTSTH